In a single window of the Candidatus Binatia bacterium genome:
- a CDS encoding ATP-binding protein: protein MTTLLSKDHPITEKGMMEFQPFGKESDGTAIRDINGVVIRALVEYLEESVSRVHGQEAGRRAVEELVQRLNERIPDRAFHVTADFLKNLWNSFSTEFAVFLTQFCWDISGDPQFSFNMGREKAISPVIQVLGRPFSVPQIYKMSAYFSQRFANDGFYSEAVQVSNGSAIIQLRFGDRALRQFGQYLRACAVMYCLAHKGYLAGVPEKFHHLPPATVKDRRCIAEGDDCCEWEVTWSVKGRGGPLRRAMVSLARKILHQEIEEQQRLMEEQIRTLDTRHVELQEVNVRQQQFTAELQRRVDQLTALHETGLVFVSTLDREALVERVLQSITHKLNYDRAMITFFDHDRRVAHDIRIRGVPDDVAAFARSLEIPVTDPDSIEGTVLLKGEPILVGDIHQMWDRIHPLHQQLVAMVQAKSLVSVPLKVKDAVLGSLTVDRTQENPLTQDDLDLIGTVGSQVAIALDNTNAYRRIEELIAGLEAKVRERTAELEAANERLQELDRAKSAFFANINHELRTPLTSTLGALSHLTKANLSQDHQDLVNVALRNNAQLLYLINELLDLTRLDAGQRRLNKQCFDLTVLIKDIKSNFEPSIWRRVTLRGTTTPVLVEADPAQLKKVMFNLLSNAFKFSDPDLGQVWIRVKEIGDWVELTVEDNGIGIPREHLDHVFDRFFQVERNETRRYGGSGIGLALVKEIVTLHGGTVSVESEAGQGSTFKIRLPRGNVRLEELRSLEDDQGFLPTMTAAGAAEKKTPADVDAPDAGARPIVLVADDNADLRAYLNRILSKAYSVVLANDGKTALEQARINRPELILTDVMMPQMSGYDLLREVRKDAQLQTIPVIFLTARAGTEARIESLEAGADDYIAKPFDEHEVLARVGNLIRARAQERQLHELRMEKLSKFMPAPIARGVLSRGSEELLKAHRREITVLFVDLRDFTRFAELAEPEELMAVLRDYQAEIGALVSTFQGTLERYAGDAVMIFFNDPVPIPNHVEQAVRMAVAIRARVGGLCQKWSRNGVDLGVGIGIATGYATLGLVGFQDRHDYAAIGTVTNLAARLCAEAKHRQILVPERIVHLLGGIVEGEPVGPLQLKGIHRTITAYDISRLKE, encoded by the coding sequence CTTGGAAGAATCCGTGAGCCGGGTGCATGGTCAGGAAGCGGGTCGCCGGGCGGTCGAGGAGCTCGTGCAGCGTCTGAACGAGCGCATTCCCGATCGCGCCTTTCATGTGACCGCCGATTTTCTCAAGAACCTTTGGAATAGTTTCTCCACCGAGTTCGCAGTGTTTTTGACTCAGTTTTGTTGGGACATTTCGGGGGACCCGCAGTTTTCGTTCAACATGGGCCGGGAGAAAGCAATCTCGCCTGTCATCCAGGTGCTGGGCCGGCCATTCTCGGTCCCTCAGATCTATAAGATGTCCGCCTATTTCTCCCAGCGGTTCGCCAACGACGGCTTCTATAGTGAAGCCGTACAAGTCTCCAACGGTTCGGCGATTATCCAGCTGCGCTTCGGCGACCGCGCACTACGGCAGTTCGGCCAATACCTTCGGGCCTGCGCCGTTATGTACTGCCTCGCTCACAAAGGATACCTCGCCGGGGTGCCAGAGAAATTTCATCATCTGCCGCCTGCAACCGTGAAGGATCGGCGCTGCATCGCGGAAGGCGACGACTGTTGCGAATGGGAAGTCACGTGGTCCGTGAAAGGACGCGGTGGCCCGTTGCGCCGGGCCATGGTGTCGCTCGCCCGGAAGATCCTTCACCAGGAAATTGAGGAACAGCAACGCCTCATGGAGGAGCAAATTCGCACTCTCGACACCAGGCATGTGGAATTGCAAGAGGTTAACGTTCGGCAACAACAGTTCACCGCGGAACTCCAGCGGCGGGTGGATCAGTTGACCGCTCTCCATGAAACCGGGCTGGTCTTCGTCTCAACGTTGGACCGGGAAGCGCTGGTCGAGAGAGTTCTGCAATCGATCACCCACAAGTTGAACTACGACCGGGCTATGATCACGTTCTTCGATCATGACCGGAGAGTAGCGCATGATATCCGGATTCGCGGCGTGCCCGACGACGTCGCGGCGTTCGCCCGCTCGCTCGAGATCCCCGTGACGGATCCGGACAGCATCGAGGGAACGGTCCTCCTCAAGGGGGAGCCGATCTTGGTAGGTGACATCCACCAGATGTGGGATCGCATCCATCCCCTCCATCAGCAGCTTGTGGCCATGGTGCAAGCCAAGTCCCTGGTCTCGGTCCCGCTGAAGGTCAAGGATGCCGTGCTGGGCTCCCTCACCGTCGATCGAACCCAGGAGAACCCCCTCACCCAGGACGATCTGGACCTGATAGGAACCGTTGGCAGCCAAGTTGCCATCGCGCTCGACAATACCAATGCGTACCGCCGGATCGAGGAGTTGATCGCCGGATTGGAAGCCAAGGTTCGAGAGCGCACGGCCGAACTCGAGGCCGCCAACGAGCGGCTGCAGGAACTTGACCGCGCGAAAAGCGCGTTCTTCGCGAACATCAATCACGAGTTACGTACACCGCTGACATCAACCTTGGGAGCCCTCTCGCACCTCACCAAGGCGAACCTGTCCCAGGATCACCAGGACCTCGTGAACGTGGCGTTGAGAAACAACGCGCAACTTCTGTACCTCATCAATGAGCTGCTCGATCTAACGAGGTTGGATGCCGGACAACGCAGGCTGAACAAACAGTGCTTCGATCTAACGGTGCTGATCAAGGACATCAAGTCGAACTTTGAGCCGTCGATCTGGCGAAGGGTCACGCTTCGTGGGACCACGACTCCGGTGTTGGTCGAGGCGGATCCAGCTCAGTTGAAGAAGGTCATGTTTAACCTGCTGTCGAACGCGTTCAAGTTCAGTGATCCGGATCTGGGGCAGGTGTGGATCCGGGTGAAAGAGATAGGCGACTGGGTTGAACTCACCGTGGAGGACAATGGGATCGGAATTCCTCGTGAGCATTTGGATCACGTCTTCGATCGGTTCTTCCAGGTGGAACGCAACGAGACTCGCCGGTACGGGGGAAGCGGGATCGGGTTGGCGCTGGTGAAAGAAATCGTCACGCTGCATGGCGGGACCGTGTCGGTTGAGAGTGAGGCGGGGCAGGGCTCGACCTTCAAAATTCGGCTCCCCCGAGGAAACGTGCGGTTGGAGGAGCTGAGGTCTCTTGAGGACGACCAGGGATTTTTGCCCACGATGACGGCCGCGGGTGCGGCGGAAAAGAAGACGCCGGCCGATGTGGACGCGCCGGATGCTGGAGCGCGCCCGATTGTGCTCGTCGCGGACGATAACGCAGACTTGCGGGCTTACTTGAACCGCATCCTGAGCAAAGCCTATAGCGTCGTGCTGGCGAACGACGGGAAAACGGCGTTGGAACAGGCGAGGATAAACCGGCCGGAATTGATTCTGACCGACGTCATGATGCCACAGATGAGCGGGTATGATCTGCTGCGTGAGGTCCGCAAGGATGCACAGTTGCAAACGATACCTGTGATCTTTCTGACTGCTCGGGCTGGCACTGAGGCCCGGATTGAGTCCTTGGAAGCCGGCGCGGATGACTATATCGCAAAGCCATTCGACGAGCATGAAGTGTTGGCGAGAGTGGGCAATCTCATCCGGGCCAGAGCGCAGGAGCGCCAGCTGCACGAGCTGCGGATGGAGAAGCTGTCGAAATTCATGCCGGCGCCAATAGCCAGGGGCGTGTTGTCTCGCGGTAGTGAAGAACTCCTGAAGGCGCATCGACGGGAAATCACCGTACTCTTCGTTGATCTGAGAGACTTCACGCGCTTCGCAGAGCTTGCCGAGCCGGAGGAGTTGATGGCCGTGCTGCGTGACTATCAAGCTGAAATCGGCGCCCTCGTCTCGACGTTCCAGGGCACGTTGGAACGCTATGCCGGTGATGCTGTGATGATCTTCTTCAATGACCCTGTGCCAATTCCGAATCACGTGGAGCAAGCTGTTCGGATGGCCGTCGCGATACGCGCTCGAGTTGGCGGCCTCTGCCAAAAGTGGAGCAGGAATGGCGTCGACTTGGGCGTCGGTATAGGAATCGCCACCGGCTATGCAACCCTCGGGTTAGTTGGTTTTCAGGATCGTCATGACTATGCCGCCATCGGTACGGTCACGAACTTGGCCGCCCGCCTGTGTGCCGAAGCGAAGCACCGGCAGATTCTTGTTCCGGAACGGATTGTGCATCTTTTGGGAGGGATCGTGGAGGGAGAACCTGTGGGCCCGCTCCAATTGAAAGGCATTCACCGCACTATTACGGCCTACGACATAAGCCGGCTGAAGGAGTAG
- a CDS encoding SDR family oxidoreductase gives MQWDFQSRYGPWALVTGASSGIGKEFAVQLAERGMNLVLVARRKSLLDAIAQLLRDTKGIQAKTVDADLSLPEATKRLSDATKGLEIGLLVSNAGTEMHGPFLDQDPVLGAGLVQLHAVTPMRLAHYYGGLMRQRGRGGIIFVSSIVGFGGTPYLATYSATKAYLLNFGESLHYELKKHNIDVTVLVPGITRTALTENAAQSGVDFSRIPLPWMDVAPVVAAGIDALGKDSSVIPGTINKLVVLVFRRLLARKRGVNTFGRMLEKAIPMPRPHGRLPAD, from the coding sequence ATGCAATGGGATTTTCAATCACGATACGGTCCGTGGGCCTTGGTGACGGGCGCGTCTTCCGGCATCGGCAAAGAGTTTGCCGTCCAGCTCGCCGAGCGCGGGATGAACTTGGTGCTGGTCGCCAGGCGAAAGTCCCTCCTGGACGCGATTGCCCAGTTACTACGCGACACAAAAGGCATCCAAGCCAAAACCGTTGATGCCGATCTCAGTCTGCCCGAGGCGACGAAACGGCTCTCAGACGCAACGAAAGGGCTGGAGATCGGGTTGCTCGTCAGCAATGCGGGTACAGAGATGCACGGGCCTTTCCTCGACCAGGATCCCGTGCTGGGCGCCGGCCTGGTCCAACTCCACGCCGTCACTCCCATGCGGCTGGCTCATTATTACGGCGGTCTGATGCGGCAACGCGGCAGAGGCGGAATCATTTTCGTATCGTCGATTGTCGGATTTGGAGGGACCCCCTATCTGGCCACCTATTCTGCGACCAAAGCGTACTTGCTCAATTTCGGCGAGTCCCTCCATTACGAGCTCAAGAAACACAACATTGATGTGACCGTCCTGGTTCCCGGCATTACGCGCACTGCCTTGACCGAGAACGCGGCGCAATCCGGCGTGGACTTCTCCCGCATTCCGCTTCCGTGGATGGACGTCGCGCCCGTGGTCGCCGCCGGGATCGACGCGCTCGGGAAAGATTCTTCCGTCATTCCCGGTACGATCAACAAGCTGGTCGTGTTGGTATTCCGCCGGCTCTTAGCGCGCAAGCGAGGGGTAAACACGTTCGGCCGGATGCTGGAAAAGGCGATTCCGATGCCACGGCCTCACGGCCGCCTTCCGGCAGATTGA
- a CDS encoding type II toxin-antitoxin system PemK/MazF family toxin, with protein MVVSRFEVHLVRLDPTEGREIRKTRPCLVISPDEMNLHIGTVILAPMTTKGRPYPTRIPVRFQRKEGQIVLDQIRTVDKIRLVRRLGKIDQATAQKVLAILGEMFAP; from the coding sequence ATGGTAGTCTCTCGCTTCGAGGTCCACCTTGTACGCCTAGATCCAACCGAAGGTCGCGAAATCCGTAAAACCCGCCCTTGTCTGGTTATCTCACCTGATGAAATGAATCTCCACATCGGCACCGTCATCCTTGCGCCGATGACCACAAAGGGCCGTCCTTATCCCACAAGGATACCTGTCAGATTCCAAAGAAAAGAAGGGCAAATTGTTTTGGATCAAATTCGCACTGTGGACAAGATTCGACTGGTGAGGCGGTTGGGAAAGATCGATCAGGCCACGGCCCAGAAGGTCCTGGCGATTCTAGGAGAAATGTTTGCGCCCTAA
- a CDS encoding AbrB/MazE/SpoVT family DNA-binding domain-containing protein yields the protein MKISVVRIGNSRGIRIPKTILDQCQLGDTVELGVRNGQLVVKPAARPRAGWEEAFRQMARQGDDKLLDRESLSATQWDRTEWKW from the coding sequence ATGAAAATAAGTGTCGTTCGAATAGGAAACTCCCGTGGTATCCGCATTCCCAAAACCATTCTCGATCAGTGTCAGCTTGGCGACACTGTTGAGCTGGGAGTGCGCAATGGTCAGTTAGTGGTCAAGCCCGCTGCGAGACCGCGAGCCGGATGGGAAGAGGCTTTTCGTCAGATGGCCCGGCAAGGAGACGATAAGCTCTTAGATCGAGAGTCTTTATCTGCCACGCAATGGGATAGAACCGAGTGGAAATGGTAG
- a CDS encoding amidohydrolase family protein has product MIIDCDSHFMPPDAFDDLDGRFKERAPKLRIGDDGLLKDIVFPGMPPKVPGTTPFGAPGSGAIIKGLCDIEVRMADYEKLGIERHFILPQLTGWWSYLIEAELAVAMARSYNRAILRLMQRYPGKISGVALVPLQDVEAAIAEIKWAKANGFKAAALDKVYPVKEHPFGEPLGNRAELRPFFAAAEAIALPLFLHNVQHGHRASNFLAFQRNGLHVFAPQEGQMSLVSLITSGLLDEFPRLQFIFTENGTGWIKPLVRRLDKVLDGSFIDYDAEADLSDSDGKPGKLAERLRSLRAFLPPEEFLEKNKKPASHYFKKNFSFTIETEEPELPEAIEFLGAERFLFATDYPHDDPGGRMKFQDVELLRTNEKISEDAKESIRRLNAERLFG; this is encoded by the coding sequence ATGATCATCGACTGCGACAGCCATTTCATGCCTCCGGATGCCTTCGACGATCTCGACGGACGTTTTAAAGAGCGCGCGCCGAAGCTCCGCATCGGCGACGATGGACTGTTGAAAGACATCGTCTTTCCCGGCATGCCGCCCAAGGTGCCGGGGACGACGCCGTTCGGCGCGCCCGGCTCGGGTGCGATCATAAAGGGGCTCTGCGATATCGAAGTGCGGATGGCGGATTACGAAAAGCTCGGCATCGAGCGCCACTTTATTCTGCCGCAATTGACCGGCTGGTGGTCTTATTTGATTGAAGCCGAGCTTGCCGTCGCGATGGCGCGGTCGTACAACCGCGCGATCCTCCGGCTCATGCAGCGCTATCCGGGAAAAATATCCGGCGTGGCGCTGGTGCCGCTGCAGGACGTCGAAGCGGCCATCGCCGAAATTAAGTGGGCCAAGGCGAATGGATTCAAGGCCGCCGCTCTCGACAAGGTTTATCCGGTGAAAGAGCACCCGTTCGGCGAGCCGCTGGGGAACCGCGCCGAGCTGAGGCCGTTCTTCGCCGCGGCCGAAGCGATAGCGCTGCCGCTATTCCTCCACAACGTTCAGCATGGCCATCGGGCGAGCAACTTTCTCGCGTTTCAGCGAAACGGCCTCCACGTCTTCGCGCCGCAGGAAGGGCAGATGAGTTTGGTGTCGCTCATCACCAGCGGCCTTTTGGACGAATTTCCGCGGCTGCAATTCATCTTCACCGAGAACGGCACGGGATGGATCAAGCCGCTCGTGCGCCGGCTCGACAAAGTCCTGGACGGGAGCTTCATCGACTACGACGCCGAGGCCGACTTGTCTGACAGCGACGGGAAACCGGGCAAATTAGCGGAGCGGTTAAGGAGCTTGCGGGCGTTTCTTCCGCCGGAGGAATTCCTGGAGAAGAACAAGAAGCCGGCGAGCCACTACTTCAAAAAAAATTTCTCGTTCACCATCGAGACCGAAGAGCCCGAACTTCCGGAAGCCATCGAGTTTCTCGGCGCCGAGCGGTTTCTCTTCGCGACCGATTACCCCCACGACGACCCCGGCGGGCGCATGAAGTTCCAGGACGTCGAGCTTCTCCGTACTAATGAGAAAATCTCCGAAGACGCGAAAGAATCCATCCGCCGCCTGAACGCCGAAAGACTGTTCGGCTAG
- a CDS encoding iron ABC transporter permease, which produces MILVVATVIVIYLTLIPIVMVTYGSFQDGPPGTQAGFTLNNYVKAFDNPRLFRSMANSLIFALGGGSLAFAIGAFLAWTTERTNTPLKALVYAAVFTEIMIPGILESVSLVLLYSPKIGLVNIYLMKFFGWEQAPFNVYSMGGMIWGFGVGSFTTPFLLMATAFRSMDPSLEEAAIMAGSGVLKTIYQITLKLILPATLATWLLLFIRGMETFEEPAILGLPAGITVLATEIYLAAREAPTDYNLAATFAIVYLLIALVGLSIYFRATRFSEKYAVITGKGFRPYTIDLGRWRWLTLALTLSILTAVLFLPVLVILYASFLPWYAPPSAKMFNIMTLDNYRWLATYDVILRALKNNLAVGVGSATLAVFFTSIVAWIVIRTRIPGKRFLDALVFSPIAYPGIVFGLSLMWLYLTIPIPVYGTLWILLIAYVTKYMPICMRACSVSLTQVHQELEDASQMSGASWWYTFSRVLVPLILPGLLVGWVYVLTLTFKVLSLPVLLGHAGTEVVPVLIFDLYEAGQYTRLNALGVVVVILVTVLSLVARQLTRRFGLEDIR; this is translated from the coding sequence GTGATCCTCGTCGTCGCCACCGTCATCGTGATCTACCTTACGCTGATTCCGATCGTGATGGTGACCTACGGGAGCTTTCAGGACGGCCCGCCGGGAACGCAGGCGGGCTTTACCTTGAATAACTACGTCAAGGCTTTCGACAATCCGAGACTCTTCCGCTCGATGGCGAACTCGCTCATCTTCGCTTTGGGCGGCGGCAGCCTGGCTTTTGCCATCGGCGCATTTCTGGCGTGGACGACCGAGCGGACCAACACGCCGTTGAAAGCGCTCGTCTACGCCGCGGTCTTCACCGAGATCATGATCCCGGGAATTCTCGAAAGCGTCTCTCTCGTCCTCCTCTATAGCCCCAAGATCGGCCTGGTGAATATCTACCTCATGAAATTTTTCGGCTGGGAGCAGGCGCCCTTCAACGTCTACAGCATGGGAGGAATGATCTGGGGTTTCGGCGTCGGCAGCTTCACCACGCCGTTTCTGCTCATGGCCACCGCCTTCCGCTCCATGGACCCGTCGCTGGAAGAGGCCGCGATCATGGCCGGAAGCGGCGTCCTGAAAACGATCTACCAAATCACCTTGAAGCTCATCCTGCCGGCCACGCTCGCGACCTGGCTCTTGCTGTTCATTCGCGGCATGGAGACGTTCGAGGAGCCGGCGATTTTAGGGCTGCCCGCGGGCATCACGGTGCTGGCGACCGAGATCTATCTCGCGGCGCGCGAGGCGCCGACCGACTATAATCTCGCCGCGACCTTCGCCATCGTCTACCTGCTGATCGCCCTCGTGGGTCTGTCGATCTATTTTCGCGCGACGCGCTTTTCCGAAAAATACGCCGTGATCACCGGCAAGGGATTTCGCCCTTACACGATCGACCTGGGCCGCTGGCGCTGGCTCACGCTCGCTTTGACGCTGTCGATTCTCACCGCGGTGCTCTTTCTGCCGGTCCTGGTGATCCTCTACGCGTCTTTCCTTCCCTGGTACGCGCCGCCTTCCGCCAAGATGTTCAACATCATGACCCTGGACAATTATCGCTGGCTCGCGACCTACGACGTGATCTTGCGGGCGCTCAAAAATAACCTCGCGGTCGGCGTGGGCAGCGCCACCTTGGCGGTTTTTTTCACCTCGATCGTCGCCTGGATCGTCATCCGGACCAGGATCCCGGGGAAGAGATTTCTCGACGCGCTGGTCTTCTCGCCGATCGCCTATCCCGGCATCGTCTTCGGCCTGTCGCTGATGTGGCTTTATCTTACGATTCCGATTCCGGTCTACGGCACGCTGTGGATTCTCCTGATCGCCTACGTCACCAAATACATGCCGATCTGCATGCGCGCCTGCAGCGTCTCACTGACTCAGGTGCACCAGGAGCTGGAGGACGCTTCGCAGATGAGCGGCGCTTCGTGGTGGTACACTTTCTCGCGCGTCCTGGTGCCGCTGATCCTGCCGGGATTGCTCGTCGGGTGGGTTTACGTGTTGACGCTCACCTTCAAGGTGCTTTCGCTGCCCGTCCTCCTCGGCCATGCGGGGACCGAGGTCGTGCCGGTGCTCATCTTCGACCTCTACGAAGCCGGGCAATATACGCGGCTCAACGCCCTCGGCGTCGTGGTCGTTATCCTGGTCACGGTGCTGAGCCTGGTCGCGCGGCAATTGACCCGCCGCTTCGGTCTCGAAGATATTCGCTAG
- a CDS encoding ABC transporter substrate-binding protein, translated as MAAAERKTVRIGPSHYHVGHVVPAMIAREMTYFEEEGFQPYDLYFGGLIPAMVEKIALRRAMTEKGVDIVPDVKPSAVFHLASRGEDVFIVGCWRNRQTFRFFGAKGIKDLAGLRGKRIGIRDFGGIGQTVLRPHLKRAGLDPEKDVIYVRGARFHPHEHPEEALRAGEIDCMHLQDFDSRGAALEREGYPVLLESRKLYPGGRPDRVIIATRRMVEKDGDLLTAYLRATLRAYWFLTDYERNRPYAEALVRRLRKACLDEEEASRSGVEGGGRLVLPYDGAPGVEGLKQMAEEAKETGDLDPSFNLASILRLEFVQRAFRELEARPGLKEIRERVKAIYQSREAAG; from the coding sequence ATGGCGGCCGCGGAAAGAAAGACCGTTCGGATCGGACCGTCGCATTACCACGTCGGCCACGTTGTCCCGGCGATGATCGCCAGGGAGATGACCTACTTCGAAGAAGAGGGATTCCAGCCTTACGACCTTTACTTCGGCGGCCTCATCCCGGCGATGGTGGAAAAAATCGCGCTGCGCCGCGCGATGACGGAAAAAGGCGTGGATATCGTTCCGGACGTGAAACCCTCGGCGGTCTTTCACCTGGCGAGCCGCGGCGAGGATGTCTTTATCGTCGGCTGCTGGCGCAACCGCCAGACCTTCCGCTTCTTCGGCGCCAAGGGCATTAAAGATCTCGCGGGACTCAGGGGCAAGCGCATCGGCATCCGCGACTTCGGCGGCATCGGCCAGACCGTCCTCAGGCCGCACCTGAAGCGCGCCGGGCTCGACCCGGAGAAGGACGTGATCTATGTCCGCGGCGCGCGCTTTCATCCGCATGAACATCCGGAAGAAGCGCTCCGCGCCGGAGAAATCGATTGCATGCATCTTCAGGACTTCGATTCGCGCGGCGCGGCGCTTGAGCGCGAAGGCTACCCGGTGCTTTTGGAATCGAGAAAGCTGTATCCGGGCGGCCGGCCCGACCGGGTCATCATCGCGACGCGCCGCATGGTGGAAAAAGACGGCGACCTTCTCACAGCCTATCTCAGGGCGACGCTCCGCGCCTATTGGTTCCTCACCGACTACGAGCGCAATCGCCCGTATGCGGAAGCGCTGGTGCGGCGTCTGCGCAAGGCCTGCCTGGACGAAGAGGAAGCAAGCCGCAGCGGCGTCGAGGGCGGCGGCAGACTCGTTCTCCCGTACGACGGCGCGCCCGGCGTCGAGGGACTCAAACAAATGGCGGAGGAAGCCAAAGAGACGGGCGACCTCGATCCGAGCTTTAATCTGGCTTCGATCCTGCGCCTCGAATTCGTCCAGCGCGCTTTCCGCGAGCTGGAAGCGCGTCCGGGGTTGAAAGAAATCAGAGAGCGAGTCAAGGCGATTTACCAAAGCCGGGAGGCGGCGGGCTAA
- a CDS encoding ABC transporter substrate-binding protein, with translation MPNLRLACACQLFFLFLVAVDAAAQTTDAVYAKLESLQPEQRRQFLIEGAKKERALMLYSTLTQAPVIDAAIEKAYPFLNVQVWREGRGAAVADRALAEARSGRLLGDVTVGANSGLFPMIKGGILARYRSDEAAHYDKEYMDPDRLWSTAFFFEWVFAYNPTLADKSKVPETYMNLLDPYWKEKLVADPLPNSFIKGALRVYGEKKAFDFFKRLVETQNLSFRRGRTLQAQLIAAGEFPAAVEIAVTHPKQMKAKGAPIDYHYIYPTPVTLAPLSIFKAAPHPHAAALAVDYLLSKEGQKLIASLGYSVARKDVDVPDEAAKKARVVIPLDWEWKMTDEVRRIAKEYFALKSRGG, from the coding sequence ATGCCCAATTTACGGCTTGCGTGTGCTTGTCAGCTCTTCTTTCTTTTTCTCGTCGCGGTCGACGCCGCGGCGCAAACGACCGACGCCGTCTACGCCAAGCTGGAATCCCTGCAGCCGGAACAGCGGCGCCAGTTTCTCATCGAAGGCGCAAAAAAAGAGCGCGCGCTGATGCTCTACTCGACGCTGACTCAGGCTCCCGTCATCGACGCCGCGATCGAAAAGGCCTACCCGTTCTTGAACGTCCAGGTCTGGCGCGAGGGACGCGGCGCCGCGGTCGCCGATCGCGCGCTGGCCGAAGCGCGCAGCGGGCGCCTTCTCGGCGACGTCACGGTGGGGGCCAATTCGGGGCTTTTTCCCATGATCAAGGGCGGGATTCTCGCGCGCTATCGCTCGGACGAAGCCGCGCACTACGACAAGGAGTACATGGATCCCGACCGTCTTTGGTCCACGGCCTTTTTTTTCGAGTGGGTGTTCGCTTACAACCCGACCTTGGCGGACAAGAGCAAAGTGCCGGAGACTTACATGAACCTCCTCGATCCTTACTGGAAGGAGAAGCTCGTCGCCGATCCGCTGCCCAATAGTTTCATCAAAGGCGCTCTCAGAGTCTACGGCGAAAAAAAAGCTTTCGATTTCTTTAAACGGCTGGTGGAAACCCAAAACCTGAGTTTCCGCCGCGGGCGGACGCTGCAGGCGCAATTGATCGCCGCGGGCGAGTTCCCCGCCGCGGTGGAGATCGCCGTCACGCATCCCAAGCAGATGAAAGCGAAGGGCGCGCCGATCGACTATCACTATATCTATCCGACGCCGGTGACCTTGGCGCCGTTGAGCATATTCAAAGCTGCGCCCCATCCCCACGCCGCGGCCCTGGCGGTGGATTATCTCCTGTCCAAAGAAGGGCAAAAACTGATCGCGTCGTTGGGGTACTCCGTGGCGCGGAAGGACGTGGACGTCCCCGACGAAGCGGCGAAAAAAGCGCGCGTGGTCATCCCCCTCGATTGGGAATGGAAAATGACCGACGAGGTGCGGCGTATCGCCAAAGAGTATTTCGCCCTGAAGTCGCGCGGAGGATGA